The nucleotide window ATCTCCATTCCAAGGCCGAAGCGGCGGGACCTTCTCTGGAAAACGGCATCATAGAAACCGTGGTCTATGGCGTGATCAAGACCTTCTGGGTATTCGCTCATGAGTTTCTCCTTAAGTTAACTGTTACCCCCTGCGGGCAGTGTCATTCCTGCTCCTCGGAATCGGATTGGGTCACAAGTTTCATGTATTCTCTTTCGGTAATTATCTCCAGCGGGCTCTCAACCCTGTCAAGAAACACCACTCCGTTTATGTGGTCGTATTCATGCTGGAACACTCTGGCCGCGAAATCCGAGAAATCTTCTTCAACTAGATTGTTGTCTCTGTCCCTGTAGACAGCGCGGACCGACTTGTATCTTGGTACAAGTGCCCGTATTCCGGGGATGCTCAAGCAGCCTTCCCAGCCTTTTTCCACCTCGTCTGATACCGAGACTATCTCGGGGTTGATTACCACCCTGACTTCTGTCTCGGGGGCATCGGGATACCGTGAGCTCAGGGATCCGGCGATTATGAAGATGCGGAGAGATTCAGATACCTGAGGAGCGGCGATTCCGACGCCGTTTGCCTCGGCGGCTGTAAGGATCATATCATCAATCAACTCCTGGGTCTCCGTGCCACTTATGTTTTCCACTCTCGGGGCCCTTTGCCTGAGTACGGGGTTTCCCAGTTCGGTTATTTCACGTTGGTTTGCCATGGTTTTACTGGTTGAAAATGGACTGCTGTTTCCGGCCTCCTCATATAGATTGCGGGCCGGTGCTTAAGATTCTATTATTATAAAACAAAAAGCCGGGAGGTTAAAGATAACTTCGTGTCGGGAATCGAACTTATAAAAAGGGCAGGAGAATTCGGGCAAAGGACCGCGGTTGAGGACCGGACGGGAAATTTCACTTACGCCGACTTGCTTCGTGTCTCGCGCTTTGCGGCGCTTAACCTTCTTGGCGACGAGAAAGATCTTGAGGAAAAAAGGGTTGCGTTTTTAGTTCCCCCAGAGTTCGAATACGTGGCGCTTAAGCTAGGCGTATGGATGGCGGGAGGAGTGTCGGTTCCCTTGGGCACCGCTCATTCTCCGAGAGAGATAAAGTACGTCATAGAGGACTCCTGCGCAGAGACGGTGGTTTTTCACCCGGACCTCGCTCAAAAACTCGAAGGGGTTTTATCCGATACCGACGTGCGGTTCCAGAAGCTTCCGGAAGTTTTGCAGCCTGCCCGAGGAGAACTTCCCGGGATTTCCGAAGAGAGAAGGGCAATGATCATATACACAAGCGGCACTACCTCTAAACCCAAGGGAGTAGTCTCAACACATCTCGGCATAAAAGCCCAGATAAACAGCATGACGGAGGCGTGGGAGTGGACCCCTGAAGATTCGATACTCAACGTCCTGCCTCTCCACCATCTCCATGGAATACTGAATGTCGTTCTCTGCTGCCTGTGGTCCGGTGCCAGATGCGTGATGATGGACGGGTTCAATGCGCAGCGAGTATGGAAGAGGCTCGAAAAGAAAGACCTGACCCTTTTTATGGCCGTTCCCACTATTTATTCCAAACTGATAGATCTCTGGGATGATTTTTCCGTTGCGGAGAGAAGACGCATGAGAGATTGTCTTTTGGGCTTTCGTCTCATGGTTTCCGGCTCCGCGGCTCTTCCCGTGTCCGTTCTTGAAAAATGGAAAGAGATAAGCGGGCAGATGCTTCTTGAGAGATATGGAATGACCGAGATAGGAATGGCTCTTTCGAATCCTTACAGAGGCGAAAGGTTGCCGGGATGCGTGGGCTTCGCAATGCCTGGGGTCGAGGTGGGGATTTTCGACGAGAACGACAGGCTGGTGGGTGTTGGAGGGCAGGGGGAAATCAGGGTAAAGGGAGAAGGCGTGTTTCTCGAATACTGGGGAAAACCGCGGGAGACGGAAAGTGCGTTTTGTGACGGATGGTTCAAAACCGGAGACATCGCATTTTTAGAGCGCGGAGGTTCCTACAGGATACTCGGGCGGGAATCCGTGGACATAATAAAGTCAGGTGGATACAAGATATCCGCCCTCGAGATTGAGGAAGTGCTGATGGAGCATCCGCTTATCATGGAGTGTGCGGTGGTAGGGGTCGCCGACCCGAGCTGGGGAGAGAGGATAGGGGTGGCTCTCATGTTAAGTGAGGGTGCCTCGATTGACCTTGAAGAGCTTCGCGACTGGGCTTCCGACAAACTTGCTCGGTACAAGCTTCCGACCCGGCTTCTGCTACTTTCCTCGCTCCCGAGAAACTCAATGGGAAAGGTAGCCAAAAATCGCATTAAGCAGTCTTTTCAAAATAGTTTATAATTTTTTTGTAATCCGAGGTCAGTCTTTTTTTTGGTTTTAAGGATAAAGCGGAGAGAAACATGAACCGGGCTGAGAACTTACCCATGCCCTCAAACGGCAGTATACGTTACGGTCCCGACATGAAAGTCCTTATCGTCGGTGCCGGTGTTGCAGGACTTACGCTCTGCGGGCTTCTCGAGCAGCGGGGCTTTCATCCTACCCTTGTGGAGAGGGCTCCAAGGTTCGGGGATGTGGGATACGTGATAGTGGTCTGGCCCTCAGGAAGCAGGATACTCAAGGGGCTCGGTCTTTACGAACTGCTCAGGGAGCGGGGCTGCGCTTTTACCGATTACAACATTTCCAACTACAGGGGCAAGGTTATAAACAGCTACACGATTGATTCCGTGGTTGAGAAGTACGGCCCTATAATAAGTATTTACCGTCCTGATCTGATAGACATACTCCTAGGGGCGGTAAGCGATGATTCGATCAGGATGGACACCACCGTTGTTTCCCTCGAGGACACTGGGGACGGAGTTAAGACGGTATTCAGCGACGGGAGCACGGGGACCTATGATCTCGTTATAGGATGTGACGGGATAAGGTCAAGAGTTCGAAAAGAGATCTTCGGCGACATACCGCTTCGCTACAGTGGCATGTCCGGGTGGGGCTTCTGGGTCAACCCGGACTTCTGCAAAAGCGAAGGGATCATAGAGTACTGGGGGAAGGGGAAGTTTCTCGGGATGTGGCCGACACGCGGACGTCTTGCCATTTTCACTAGTGTGAGAAGAGAATCCGGCATCCGGGACAGCGTTGATACGAGAATAGATAGCATCCGTCGGAGTTTCGCCGAGTTCGGAGGCGTAGTGCCGGAAATCCTGCGCAGTCTTGATGATCCCCGCAATATTTACTATGACGAGTACAACGACCTCAGAATGAATAGCTGGTCGCGAGGAAGAGTGGTGCTTGTCGGAGATTCGGTTCACGCGATACTGCCGAATGCCGGCGCCGGCGTATCAATGGCGATGGAATCGGCGGCCGTTTTGGCCGAGGAACTTTGCAGAACCGATTCAGTGAACCTTGTTCACGCCTTCTGGCAGTATGAGTCAAGAAGAAAGGGAAGGGTGAACAAAGTTCAGAACCAGTCAAGGATCATGGGGAAATTCATATACACCGAAAGCGGTGTTCTCTCGTCTATTCGTGATTATATTGTGAGGGTATATTCGAGTAGACAGCTTTTCAGGTACTGGGACAGCATGCTGAAAGATCCCCTTTGAGATCAGTGTTCCCGGTTTAAAAATTTTTTTGATTCCGGAGCGTAACTTTAATGAAATCATTCAAACATCTGCTTTTTTTCTTCGTCTTGACGGCGATTCTCTCGTTTCCTCTATCAGAAGCCCTTTCCCATGATTTCTCCGAGTCCATCTCGGCTACGGTAAAGCGTCTTACCCCTTCGGTCGTTAATATAAGCACGACAAACGTAATAAAAACTTCGCCGTATCAGGATGAGTACTTCAAGAAATTTTTCGAAAAGTTTTTCTCCGACCAGATGCCGGGGAGGGAGTTCAGGAACAAGGGACTGGGTTCCGGCTTCATAATGAGTTCCGACGGCTACATAATTACTAACAACCATGTAGTGAGAAGAGCCGAGGAGATCGAGGTGATACTCGAAGGCGGCAAAAAATACACTGCCAAGATAGTCGGCACCGATCCCGTGACGGATCTTGCCCTGCTGAAAATCGATCCGGAAGAGCCTCTTCCCGCTGTGGAGATGGGCGATTCCTCTGCCCTTGCCATAGGAGACTCGGTGTTCGCCATCGGAAACCCTTTCGGCCTAGGTCACACGGTCACCGCCGGGATAGTCAGTGCGAAGGGAAGGGCTCTTGGAATCGGGCGGTACGACAACTTCATTCAGACCGACG belongs to Candidatus Dadabacteria bacterium and includes:
- the def gene encoding peptide deformylase, coding for MANQREITELGNPVLRQRAPRVENISGTETQELIDDMILTAAEANGVGIAAPQVSESLRIFIIAGSLSSRYPDAPETEVRVVINPEIVSVSDEVEKGWEGCLSIPGIRALVPRYKSVRAVYRDRDNNLVEEDFSDFAARVFQHEYDHINGVVFLDRVESPLEIITEREYMKLVTQSDSEEQE
- a CDS encoding AMP-binding protein; its protein translation is MSGIELIKRAGEFGQRTAVEDRTGNFTYADLLRVSRFAALNLLGDEKDLEEKRVAFLVPPEFEYVALKLGVWMAGGVSVPLGTAHSPREIKYVIEDSCAETVVFHPDLAQKLEGVLSDTDVRFQKLPEVLQPARGELPGISEERRAMIIYTSGTTSKPKGVVSTHLGIKAQINSMTEAWEWTPEDSILNVLPLHHLHGILNVVLCCLWSGARCVMMDGFNAQRVWKRLEKKDLTLFMAVPTIYSKLIDLWDDFSVAERRRMRDCLLGFRLMVSGSAALPVSVLEKWKEISGQMLLERYGMTEIGMALSNPYRGERLPGCVGFAMPGVEVGIFDENDRLVGVGGQGEIRVKGEGVFLEYWGKPRETESAFCDGWFKTGDIAFLERGGSYRILGRESVDIIKSGGYKISALEIEEVLMEHPLIMECAVVGVADPSWGERIGVALMLSEGASIDLEELRDWASDKLARYKLPTRLLLLSSLPRNSMGKVAKNRIKQSFQNSL
- a CDS encoding FAD-dependent monooxygenase, translated to MNRAENLPMPSNGSIRYGPDMKVLIVGAGVAGLTLCGLLEQRGFHPTLVERAPRFGDVGYVIVVWPSGSRILKGLGLYELLRERGCAFTDYNISNYRGKVINSYTIDSVVEKYGPIISIYRPDLIDILLGAVSDDSIRMDTTVVSLEDTGDGVKTVFSDGSTGTYDLVIGCDGIRSRVRKEIFGDIPLRYSGMSGWGFWVNPDFCKSEGIIEYWGKGKFLGMWPTRGRLAIFTSVRRESGIRDSVDTRIDSIRRSFAEFGGVVPEILRSLDDPRNIYYDEYNDLRMNSWSRGRVVLVGDSVHAILPNAGAGVSMAMESAAVLAEELCRTDSVNLVHAFWQYESRRKGRVNKVQNQSRIMGKFIYTESGVLSSIRDYIVRVYSSRQLFRYWDSMLKDPL